The Cervus elaphus chromosome 12, mCerEla1.1, whole genome shotgun sequence genome includes a region encoding these proteins:
- the ANXA2 gene encoding annexin A2 produces the protein MSTVHEILCKLSLEGDHSTPPSAYGSVKAYTNFDAERDALNIETAIKTKGVDEVTIVNILTNRSNEQRQDIAFAYQRRTKKELASALKSALSGHLETVILGLLKTPAQYDASELKASMKGLGTDEDSLIEIICSRTNQELQEINRVYKEMYKTDLEKDIVSDTSGDFRKLMVALAKGRRAEDGSVIDYELIDQDARDLYDAGVKRKGTDVPKWISIMTERSVCHLQKVFERYKSYSPYDMLESIKKEVKGDLENAFLNLVQCIQNKPLYFADRLYDSMKGKGTRDKVLIRIMVSRSEVDMLKIRSEFKKKYGKSLYYYIQQDTKGDYQKALLYLCGGDD, from the exons ATGTCTACCGTTCATGAAATTCTGTGCAAGCTCAGTTTGGAGGGTGAT CACTCCACACCTCCAAGTGCATACGGGTCAGTCAAAGCATACACTAACTTTGATGCTGAGCGGGATGCTCTGAACATTGAAACAGCCATCAAGACCAAAG GTGTGGATGAGGTCACCATCGTCAACATCCTGACCAACCGCAGCAATGAGCAGAGACAGGATATTGCCTTCGCCTACCAGAGGAGGACCAAGAAG GAACTTGCATCAGCCCTGAAGTCAGCCTTGTCCGGCCACCTGGAGACAGTGATTTTGGGCCTATTGAAAACACCTGCTCAGTATGATGCTTCCGAGCTGAAAGCATCCATGAAG GGGCTAGGGACTGATGAGGACTCTCTCATTGAGATCATCTGCTCAAGGACCAACCAGGAGCTGCAGGAAATCAACAGAGTCTACAAGGAAA TGTACAAGACCGATCTGGAGAAGGACATCGTTTCCGACACATCTGGCGACTTCCGCAAGCTGATGGTCGCCCTCGCGAAG ggtcgGAGAGCAGAGGATGGCTCTGTCATTGATTATGAACTGATTGACCAGGACGCCAGG GATCTCTATGATGCTGGTGTGAAGAGGAAAGGAACTGATGTTCCCAAGTGGATCAGCATCATGACCGAGCGGAGCGTGTGCCACCTCCAGAAAG TATTTGAAAGGTACAAGAGCTACAGCCCTTATGACATGCTGGAGAGCATCAAGAAGGAGGTCAAAGGAGACCTGGAAAATGCCTTTCTGAATCTGG TCCAGTGCATTCAGAACAAGCCCCTGTATTTTGCTGACAGACTGTATGACTCCATGAAG GGCAAGGGCACTCGCGACAAGGTGTTGATTAGAATCATGGTCTCGCGCAGTGAAGTGGACATGTTGAAAATTAGATCTGAATTCAAGAAGAAGTACGGGAAGTCCCTCTACTACTACATTCAG CAAGACACCAAGGGCGACTACCAGAAAGCGCTGCTGTACCTGTGTGGTGGGGATGACTGA